Below is a genomic region from Brassica rapa cultivar Chiifu-401-42 chromosome A08, CAAS_Brap_v3.01, whole genome shotgun sequence.
TATAAATACTACACTTTAACTCTAGCTACAATTTATTTTAAGCTATTCAAAATCACTTAATTAATAGATATATTGCTTatgtttattattgttttaCTACTACTTAATTTACAAACCATAGtccataaaaataatatttaaaccaaaaaaataaattaccttATGCTATATATTTTCTCTGCTAGTATATATAAGATCATATAGAATAAATTCATATATCACGAGTCAATGTTTTATACATCTACTTATTAAAATTCTTAgactttatatttaaaatgtatatgagaggattttttatccattttattaatataaataaacgtACTAATCGgtgtattaaattataaataaatacatcagAAACGGTTAattgtaattaaaaatattatttgacaaATATGTTATATAACATATCATTTTGATTGGTTTAATATCCAATCACAATATAAACAACTAAAATTACagaaagttgaaaaaaatgttgatttatcataatgttatatattataaatcgaacaaatatttttacaaacaCATGTTCGTGCAACcaatacatttatttttatgtcGTAAAAAGTTTCATATTCTATTTTAGAACCTATAATCATTTGAAGGCATATGGCCCATTTAAGCTAAGCCACACTATACTTCTGCCATCTAGCCCATTTGAATTGGCCTTTTAAGCCCATGACTTGAAACGCTACAAACTCCTTACTGAGCGAGATACCCACGGAGTCTCTCTAATCCCTCCCAAGGCAATGGCGTCGAACAGCAGAGAAGCGAGGAGGCGGAAGATCTTAGAAAGAGGATCTGACCGTTTGGCCTTTATCACTGGTCACATCAACGGcgttcctcctcctcctcctccaccttcTTCCGATCCCTCTTCCCTGTCTCAATCTCCTCTCCGCACTAGTGATTCCTCACCGGAGACGATTCCGCCTCGCGATCAGATACCTACTGATGGAGAAACAGGTTCTCTTTCCCCCCTCTCCCTCGCAGTCAAGTTGATGATCACAGTGTATGTGTATGGCTAGTTATAGATTATTCGAATTCATATATGGAAGATTAGAAGATGCATTTGTCTAGCTTCATAAGAAGAGTGGTGTGAAGGAACCATCTCTTCCCTAGGTGTTTCTTTAACCTTACCTTAACACTACCTTGTTAATTAAGGGTTTACTTGTTGTATCCACGTATTTACAAATGTGTGTTTGCTTGCTTAACTTGTTATATTCCGAACAAGAATCGTGATGTGTGTAATGGTGGTAGCATCACTGAGATAAGCATATTAAGAAACACCTACCTAGTGTATTGGTTTTGATGATCCTGGTTGTGATATTGCAGCTTTCACTAGTCATCAGGAAAACATCTCTGAGGCTTCGATGCTTGCTAATATGGACCCTATCATCCATCAAAGCAGAGCAGACTCTCTCAAGTATACTGAAACATTGGCTGAAGCCTCCTCCGCTTCAAGGGTACAACCGTCTCCTGCAACCCCATCAGTCGTAGATTTGGGCGCTTCTCTTGCATTTACTCCTCTGGTTAGTTTCGTGAACACCATCACTCCAAAACACGTTGGAGCCGCCGTTGATGCTTCCGAATACGCACGGATGTTCTCATCTCTTGTGATTGCGCTTCTTGTCGTGCTATCTCACCTCGGGTTCTCTTCCCTAGGCAGCAGCATAGTAAGCTTCAGACCTGTCTTCTTGCTTCTCTTGACCGATGCTACAATTGTGCTGGGACGTGTTCTGCTGAGCCATCATGGCGATCCTCCCTCAGCTTCAAGGCGAGAAACCTCAGTAATGAATGGACAAGGCATAGCGGACCAAGTGGGCAACGCGCTGGAGATGGtcatgatgatgaagaagataaTGAACGCTGTTTCTATGGATTTTAGCTTGTACGCTGTGTTTCTCATATGTGGCCTCTTGTTCACACAAAACATCTTTGCTTAGGTCCTCTTTGTAGGTTTctgattcctttttttttggacatCATGTGATTTCTTATTCATTTCTCATACTATTATAGACTACGCTTATGAGTAACATATTTATCAAGTATTGGTTTGTTTGATAATAAAGACGAGGTTTAGTGTCTTATGATTCATTATGTTCTGTTTATGGTTTTCATCTTTTGAGTAGAAGAAGATATAATGAATGTTTTCATCTTTAAGTACAGAGTTATTGAAGCTAGAAGATTTTGATTAAAAAGCACAGAGTGGTATGGGCATTATCCATCAGGTTTGCATTCACTCTTTCAAGCTTAGTCTAGCATTTTGCACCTTGAGAGACAGCTGAAACTTGTGTTCTTCCATATCTCTCAAAATAGACAGCAGGTTTGCTCTATAAGCTTCGCATCGCTGACCTGTCCTCTCCAGTTCAGCTGTCAGTTCAAGTATGGTCCTCTCCTTTTCACCCTGACATTGAAGTGGATGATACATTCCATTGGCAGTTTCTTGAGTTTCGTCAGACTGGTAAGAATCCCCATTGGTTACTCCTCCTCTAGTTTTACTACTTGCAGCAGCAACCTTCTTGGCAGCTTCATCTAAGGCAACCACTGCAGCTTTATAAATCTGAATAGACTTGGCTCCCTCCTCCACATACTTGGTTGCTTCTTGACGGAGATTGTCATAGCAGACGGTTAAAGATGATTCTGGGCAACCACTGTTCGAAAACTCGCCGCTACTCTTTGCTTCCTTGGTCCATCTCCTTAGCAGATACCTAGACGGAAGAGTAAAAACATTTCTGGCACTGAACACAGCCAATATATGTCTACAAACAATCCccgaatactcaaatatcctaCAGCTGCAATTAGCTTTCACCTCCTCAAGAGACTCAAACTCAACAGTGTGACCTTGTCCAAACTTCCCCACACGATAAGTGGAATCACTCATCTTACTCACAGGATTCGCGGAAATCTCCAAAAACTCCTCCTGAAACTTCATAAACGCTGCTCTCGTATACACTCCAGCAGCTTGCTTCTCCATCGGAGAAGCCGTCTTCAAAACAGGAGTAGAGTTAGTCGATTCATAATCAGCTCTCAGCTCTTTCACACGCCAGCTTTCAACAGCTTCCTCACACTGTATCATGACCATCTCCATGGTGGTTGACCCGTCCACAAACCCGTGGAAGAACGAGTTCTTGTTCTCACTAGACAGCTCTCCAAAAAAAGTGTCTTTAATAAAAACAGGAACCCACTGCTGCCTAACGTTATAAATAGACTGAAGCCAATGATCCTCCTCTAGACAGTATCTCCTCACAACAGAGTCCCAAGCCCCTTCAAACTCAGCAACTGTCTCCGTCTCCCTAACACAGCTCAAGAACTCAGACTGAAACCCGGGGTGAGACCCAAACACGTGAGCGAGCTTCTCCATGATAAGAGGGAGGCTGAAGCGAAGACGCGCCTGGGGGAAAACCTGAGAAGCGGCGAGGTGGATCACGGGGTCAGGCTCGAGGGTGatggaaggaggaggaggaggagaggacATGGCTTGAAGCCAAGAGTGGAAGAGCCAGGCGAAGGAGGATTGAGATTGGTTGAGGATGAGAGCGCAGCCGAAGAGGAGAGGGTGGCCGTGGTGGTTGAAGCCTGTGAAGGCGGCGAAAGGGACTTGACTGTTTCTCAGGTAGGTAGTGTCGAAGACGAGGGTGTCGCCGAAGTGAGTGTAGTTTAATCTGCAAGTGGGATCGGCCCAGAAAACGTTTCCGACATTGTCTTCGTCTTCCAATGCGTATGAGAAAGATGGGTTCTCGAGGTGTTTGCGTTTCAGATAGTTCAAGACGTGTTCCAGACTCATCGCGGCAGGTAACAAGGTTGTAACTTTGCAGAAGCTTGAGATGAATTGAGACAAGAAATTAAAACTGCACAgcgatggtgatgatgatacCTGTAAGACTATAACCCTAGAACCTTGTTCTGTCGACGGAGTAATCCAGAGAGAGAAATGTGTGATGCAGTTAACGGTTAGGCAATGAAACTATTTGGGCTTATTAACTTCTTGGGCTTAGTCCATTGAACAGGTATGTAAATGAGATAAAATGATTAATGCTGGATAATTATGCTAGagaaatattatgattttaaaaccaacATCTCTCTCAAAGAGTTGATTACGTATAAAGACACTTTTTGACTTTGCTTTACCTTTAGAGATACTTTCCGCTAGAAGAGCACTTCTTAATACAGATGAAGATATTTGAGACACAATTGCCCTTGTTCagttaaaataatgaaacagtTTCGTTAAAGATTACTtacgaaaaaaaagaaaagtaaccACCTATTTGTTATGTCTGGACAAAATATTATTAGAGTGaagtttttttctatttttgtttttattaatacacccccccccccccccccctaatTCTCTTTTGcttgtttttacaaaatttaaaatataaaaataaatatatttggtaTAATAAATTGtacttttttattctttatattttgagatccatttttatatagtttttaaatttataaatagataatattatttaaatctaaaaatacatatacatgaaaaGTGTGGACATGTAAGTCATGGACGGATAATTCGTGGACATACAGGTCGTGGACGGATAATTCGTGGACATACAAGTCGTGGACATATAATTCGTGGACATACAAGTCGTGGATAGATAATTTGTGGACACACAAGTCGTGGATAAGTTAATccgaaaaacaaaaatattgttttgtggATGGATGTATGAATAAAATGTAATGGATGATGTGATATGGCTTTGATTTTGAACATTATAGATACTTATCCACTGATGCTATATACTATAAATGTATCCACCAAAAGTCGTTATATCTTCTTATAAGTAGCTctgcaaaatttataaaacctgATGTTGGAAACAAAATGTGGGCGTGGACAAGTAAAAGCTCTGCAAGATAATATGTTTTGTGACATGATTTTGGAAACAAAATGTTGTGGATAGCATCCAGTTAACAAAAAGATGTGGACGTGGACAAGTGAAAGCTTTTAAAAGAAGCTATGCAAGATTTGTAATACCTGATAGCTTATCGTAATGATAGAAATGTGATAGAAActgtataatttttattattttaaaattatttttgcaattctttattattttgtttctaaaatgtaaaaacacagataatatataaatcatgtctatatatatatatttgatattttataaagttttatttaattagatattttataaaattttattttattagatatttttatgGACATAATAAGTGTGGATGTGAATTTTGGTAATAAGAGAATTGTTTAATAAAGTGTATAATTAAAAGTATGGGACAAAATCAAGAGAATCTATAAGTAAATTAAAGAATGTTGGGGTAAAACTGCGTATAACCAAACATTTAAGGACCATTATGTCAAATAGAAGAACTTGACCATTGTTGCTTCACGAGGTTTCTCTCTGAAACCAAATCGACGACGAAGACTCCGACCAGCCGCCGCCATGGCGGAAGGGTTCCGAGTATAACGACTATCGTGAATGATCAGTCGCAGATTGAGCTTGGCTGCGGCTCACTTCCGGTTGCGGAGAAGCTGTAAACGACGGAGGTGGCTTGGACAGGAAAATCAGTCGGCCTGTTGCAGAAGAAGTAGTTCACTATTTCTCAGAAATCGTTGCAGTGTGAGATTGAGAAACACAAAGAAGATTAAGCAAGCCCACGGGTTAGTGAAGGAGATAACGGTTGAACAAGTCAATAGCATATAAATCAGTAATTTCCCTCTAGAGCATCAAACTCAGAGAAGATGATTgcttgattttggtttttaaaattaaatcaataatgcataaaatatatattcaatttaGGAAGAAAAGGTAACGAGAGAGATAGTTGCAGGGCAATATAGATATTGAGCAGCTAAAATGTGTCTGGCAAGTGGAAAGTGACTCTAAAGGTAATTGTAAACTCAAAATGTGACTCTGAATGtaattttttctatttattttatgaaacttcccaaaataaaattaatttataatctgCATTATTTTGTGTTCTTTGagatttaaaatgtaaaaatactaATGAAGCCTTATTTAAACCACTAGACTGCTTCCATTTAACTTTTACTTGCTTTTCAGATGAAGTTTTATATCTTCACTGCATTTTATATTAAAGCTTATTGTCCCCCTATGGCAACAAAAAAAAGTGAACGTTTGAGCTTAATTAACACACACAGAAAGTAGATGTACTAGGAAAAGACACATTTGTGTAAtcctttattatttttataaaaaaaaaaagagtgagaaAAAGAGACTATTATGATATTATCTATCTAACACAACACCTTCAAAATGAAGTTAAAACTTTTTAGAAACTAGTCGAATTCAATACGATGAAAACTTCTCAAGCATCCAATAAAAGCGATGAACAATGTTCTTTTTCCCTTCTTATACGCCTTTCTACTGTAAATTCTAAACATGATGCATAGGACATTAATAGAGACTTTTGTACGGAGCCAGGAGAGGATCAGTTCATTTTGATCTGGATTTGGCGATGGACGTGAACTAGATGCTCCACATATGATGGGCCGCCTGCTGCTATGTCCTCTACCATATACGACATAAACATCATTCCTGAAAAAGGTACCAAAGATTATTTACAAACAAAGTTTAACAAGAAATCCTTCTCTTATTAATCAATCAAACTCACAAGTTTCAAATCACAAAAATCAGTCTCTCAACTCACAAGAGATGCAACAACATAAGCATCTCTATTTATAAGACTAGATAACTCATAATCCTATTAGCACAACAAACTTTCCTTATTTCCTAATCctattacaaaatcatatttcACTAGGATTAGGATAGCTTGAGTCTTAAGCTATTGTCAAGCTTATTCCAACATTCTCCCTTTTAAACTTGATTCCATTTTCACTTACACTATGAACTCCAATAAGACTTCTGATTTCTTTGAATCGAATTCTACTTAGAGCCTTCATAAGTATGTCAGCTCTTTGTTCACTCCCCGGAACATGTTCAACTTCAATTTGCTCATT
It encodes:
- the LOC103834548 gene encoding uncharacterized protein LOC103834548, with product MASNSREARRRKILERGSDRLAFITGHINGVPPPPPPPSSDPSSLSQSPLRTSDSSPETIPPRDQIPTDGETAFTSHQENISEASMLANMDPIIHQSRADSLKYTETLAEASSASRVQPSPATPSVVDLGASLAFTPLVSFVNTITPKHVGAAVDASEYARMFSSLVIALLVVLSHLGFSSLGSSIVSFRPVFLLLLTDATIVLGRVLLSHHGDPPSASRRETSVMNGQGIADQVGNALEMVMMMKKIMNAVSMDFSLYAVFLICGLLFTQNIFA
- the LOC103834549 gene encoding protein FAR1-RELATED SEQUENCE 9, with translation MSLEHVLNYLKRKHLENPSFSYALEDEDNVGNVFWADPTCRLNYTHFGDTLVFDTTYLRNSQVPFAAFTGFNHHGHPLLFGCALILNQSQSSFAWLFHSWLQAMSSPPPPPSITLEPDPVIHLAASQVFPQARLRFSLPLIMEKLAHVFGSHPGFQSEFLSCVRETETVAEFEGAWDSVVRRYCLEEDHWLQSIYNVRQQWVPVFIKDTFFGELSSENKNSFFHGFVDGSTTMEMVMIQCEEAVESWRVKELRADYESTNSTPVLKTASPMEKQAAGVYTRAAFMKFQEEFLEISANPVSKMSDSTYRVGKFGQGHTVEFESLEEVKANCSCRIFEYSGIVCRHILAVFSARNVFTLPSRYLLRRWTKEAKSSGEFSNSGCPESSLTVCYDNLRQEATKYVEEGAKSIQIYKAAVVALDEAAKKVAAASSKTRGGVTNGDSYQSDETQETANGMYHPLQCQGEKERTILELTAELERTGQRCEAYRANLLSILRDMEEHKFQLSLKVQNARLSLKE